From a single Lolium rigidum isolate FL_2022 chromosome 7, APGP_CSIRO_Lrig_0.1, whole genome shotgun sequence genomic region:
- the LOC124673726 gene encoding uncharacterized protein LOC124673726, with translation MSSNHHGLSTSLGLYEETCYLTRFLQWNCNYNLTCRNELIRSGPTTKLHKHRMERNMVVYLQAFSCTLQAVSGDAAIPVGDVAKSAGRAERVYRYQQSVVFEPTLPVDSNSVCHCHHRRLIHVAGSPAVTPLPASFYPTTAGPGVQRPNSSGVPMGETEENAEERPAAPIRRWQHQIDGYMSCRLYRESESKKGIESEEKKTQSEEYVSAV, from the exons ATGAGTTCTAATCATCATGGTCTCAGTACGTCTCTAGGCTTGTACGAAGAAACATGTTACCTCACTAG ATTTCTACAATGGAATTGCAACTACAATCTAACATGCAGGAATGAACTCATACGTTCTGGACCAACAACAAAACTACATAAGCATAGAATGGAGAGAAACATGGTAGTGTACCTGCAAGCCTTCTCTTGCACACTCCAGGCGGTGAGTGGTGATGCTGCCATCCCAGTTGGTGATGTTGCGAAATCAGCAGGACGGGCAGAGCGTGTCTACCGCTATCAGCAGTCCGTTGTCTTCGAGCCAACTCTCCCGGTGGACTCCAACTCGGTGTGCCattgccaccaccgccgcctaATCCACGTCGCCGGCTCACCTGCTGTTACTCCACTTCCAGCATCTTTCTACCCAACTACCGCGGGACCGGGTGTACAGAGACCAAATAGCTCCGGTGTTCCGATGGGGGAGACCGAAGAGAACGCCGAAGAGCGGCCGGCTGCACCGATTAGGCGGTGGCAGCATCAAATCGACGGCTACATGAGCTGTAGGCTCTATAGAGAAAGTGAGAGCAAGAAGGGGATCGAAAGTGAAGAGAAGAAGACACAGAGCGAAGAGTACGTGTCTGCTGTCTAG